Within the Glycine max cultivar Williams 82 chromosome 12, Glycine_max_v4.0, whole genome shotgun sequence genome, the region CGATGTAACATTGTAACTAATAaccattaataatatattaattggtTCACCAAatggtttaaaataaaataggataAATTATCTTATCTTGTGAAACCATTAAACCAACCCTAATTCCTAAACTTTAAAGCTAAAGCAATTTAGAATCATGATTTCAACAATCCTTTTTTAGATTTTAGGATTTCCTTAATCCTAGTGTAATATTgagatgataattattttaatctacTAGAATTAATCTAGAGGTAGGAGATACAGGTAGTTTGTACAAGGTTCAAATCTTGTTGACATtattataacataaataatactatatttattttagaatgaaatgaacAATTACgaaaaagtatatattaaattatttttatattattaaatataataaatactttcattttctttttaaaaaattatagtctTGATTCTTCAAATAGCAATGTTCTAAGGatgaatttatcatttttttaaattagagtATATGGTAGCATATatgtaacatgtttttttttaagagtgaGTTTATGTGCATGTGAGAGAGAGATATTACCTCTAATCTAATGTGTGTGTGATAATACCTCTGagatatgttaattaatttgattttttttaatgatacaaTTTGGTActtctacataaaaaaaaaacttattttactcCCGTAttaacaacaattttttaaaatagtatttgATTTGAATCCATCGTGTTACACATTTACACCATCCTTTCCCTTATTTGTGTTACACATTTACTCCCATATGTGTGTATCTCTTCCCAGCATGTGACAtgtgaattttttcttttatagcaACCAACTCATCTTTTGATGCAAAACACGTTCAACATTACAAGGCAACTAATGAGAACATGATTGGGGACTACCATAGCAACTAGAAACCCTGCATGTGACGGGTGCTTTTAGTTTAGTCTTCGGGtgtataagaaataatttagCTCTTGGTAATTACAATTCCATCTGGTACTTGACACACAAAAcaaatgttttatatatacacCACTTCAGTCTATAACtcaaaccaaaaacaaataacatCATAGCTAGGAAATGTagtctttaataatttttgaattttttaatcataaaaacaattaattgagtttttgttatgtttcaaattttttaggCGATCAATTCAATCAATGAACGCCAGGACAAGGAAGATGTCATATGGGGTGACTGCCGTGCATAGTTCTGTATATTTGATACAGATGATCAACATTGTCACAAGGATGCATTTAGAATATGAATTTCAAAATTGAGAGATTTGAaagaagagtttaatttttattgagagATTTGAaagaagagtttaatttttatgtattgttagtgtaattttacattattaattaattaaaatcattctAAGTATGCCTTTACaatacttattataaaaaaaacactattttataattagatgaAAGTTTAACGTAAATTTACATtactaatttatttgaaataaattgttaaaaatagtataaaaaaatgataatcttcttatctttgttattactattcaagtttatcttttttttgtttcattgttgaAACGAGATATATGAGTTAAACATTGCATTTGGCTCATCTAAATTACAATCTTCTCTTGGACAAAATACTAAGTCACAAGTTTGCCTTTGACTTAAACATTTAACTCACTTATACTATGCAAAGAAATAACTTTATCAAGATAGAAAGTTAAGATGAATTTTAACacctataaaaaagaattattttgtCAATAATGATTCTTTGTCTAGCCAAACTACTATTATTAAAACTATGGGACAACTTTGGATTTGTTAACAAAATGGGCCAAATTGCCCCACTTGACCCTAGGCCACGTGAACGAGGGCCAAAAATGCCCCATAAGGCTAAAAAGACTACAAGGCCTTGTGGATTAGGGCAACCCATGGGCCTTAAACTTAAAACTATGATCCATGACTAAGTTGAAGAGACTCTAATTGAGGTTGAGCTAAATATACACTAATTGAGATAGTGTTGAATATGTCTTGGTTGAGACCATGATAAAGATGCTTTAGATGTCGTCAAGACAAAAATGATCTACCTAAAATTATGGTGAAAATACTTTGATTGAAGTCGAGGTGAAATTACTCTTGTCAAGAAGCCAAGGTGAAATTACTCTTGTCAAGACCAAGTTGAAGATATACTAAATAAGACTAAGTTAAAGATACTTTGGTTTAAGACGAGCCAAAGATACTATGGCTCAGGCCAACTTGGATATACTATTGCCAAGGCTGAGCTAGAGATGTTCTGCTTGATGTTGAGTTGAAATTCCTTTAGTTGAGGCCGAGGTGAAGATACTCTAGCTAAGGCTGAGCTGAAGATGCTTTGGTCAAGGTTGAGCTCAAGTTACTTTGGTTAAGGGTGAGATGAAGATACTCTAGTTCAGACATAGTTGAAGGTACTCTGGTCAAGGTCAGGTTGAAATTATTTTGGTTGAGATTGAGATGAAGATACTCTATTTGAGTATAAGTTAAAGATACTTTTGTTGATGTTGGGGTGAAGTTACTTTGGCTAAGGTTGAGGGTAAGATACTACAGTAGGGGTTGAGGTAAAATCGTTCAAGTCAAATTGAAGACACATTGATTGAGGTTGAGTTGAAGATACTCTAGCTAAACTTGACTTGAAGATGCTTCAAACTAGGGCGAGTTGGAGATGCTTTAGTCAAGGTTGAGTTGAAGATATTTTGGACGAAATAGAGCAAAAGATACTTTTGCCGAAGCCAAGGCAAAATTACTTTGGCCTAAATCAAGTTAAAGACACTCTAGCTGAGGTTGAAATGAAATTGCTTTTACCCAGACTAAGTTGATGATACTCCGACTGAGGTTGAGCTAAAGGTACTGTGATGAGACTAAGGTGAAATTATTCTAGTTGAAGCCAAGTTGAAGATACTTTAGGCAAGGTCAAGGTGAAATTACgctcacattatgttctaaattgagttgacaatatttttttatatttctacaCTAACTCATCTTTATGTTTGAAAACATTACATTGATACCCCTCATATGTTACACCAACATTCCTTTAATGTTTGAAAACATTACACTTACATTCTCTTATGTATTACATTAATACCCCCTATAAGGGATGCTATTGTAATGGTTAAAAAAGGAGGTGTTTGTGTGATTTCGCAAAACCTAAGGGGTGATTaatgtaatttactctaaaaAATTCCTATAATAAATCatgaaagttgttttttttttcttacattaatttattttgagacaTAAACTAATTCGTTTTAAAGAGTAGAAATCACTGAAATAGATTTTATCTCTCTCAACAAAATTTTCGTCATGGACATGACTGGAAATCATATCCCAATTAACACACTTAAGAAATCTAACTATCTACCAAGTATGCTAACCATGAAAAGTTATTTTCTAACAAGTACAATTtccattttttacttattttttatttaaattattttaaattttaaaaaatatttctaaaaaagttAACCAAATATGTTTGTAAATATACTCTAAAATAACATTTCTAGTTATAATATTGCTAGAAATGTACCAACAATAAAATTGAACTCCCTCCCCTTTAAGCAAATTTGAGTTATGTGgtgtggataaaaaaatttggttgTAAAGATTGGTCATTGACAGTAGTGGTAAATAttccctttgtttttttttataaacaatttttttttaaatataaataaattttaactatttttgttttatttaataagattctttaaaatattcttaatttaagAGGGATTTGTATTTGATATTAAATTGCAATGAaagataatttagaaaaaatatttacttttaaattgaaattgataCAATTTACTAGTAACCaagttaactaattttcttaataactataaaatcaattgctattttagtttataaatgaaaattgaGGGATTACTTCGTATTTATGTCATTctgccaaaaaagaaaaattaagataaatagtTAAAGTCATTTCTAAAAGGATAGTTAATttatgaaagatgaaaatttttaatttgatagctGAATATGACAAATTAATCTCGTATATAATTTagtcttaaattttataacttaacgataaattgatcataaaaaatataattattattaaattaatcattaaacattacactttaataataaaataatatctcaAACTTAACTGTTTTAATTTATCACACCTTTTAcctgttttaaaattaaatttatattttccacACGTCCATGAATGTAAAAATGATTGCTAGTATCAAACCCGCCCTAGATAAAGTCAAGTCAAGTCAACAAAATCCCGAGCCTCGAAAATCGAAAGTGAACACCCTCTCATCTCATTCATTCTCCCACAAAGACATGGACTCGCATTGCCTCTTACGTTTCCGCTTCGCATGTTTTGTTCTCTTCGCTTCCGTCGCATGTTGCTTTTCACACCCTTCTCTCCTCGGTATACACCCTCTAGGTAGGTCCCCTTGTACCCCGCTTCAAAACACCTAAGCTTGAATCTTTTCCCAAGTGGGTGTTCAACCCAAGTCACACGTTGCAGCTCCCACAAAATCATTTTGCTCTTATTTGTatgtatattttgattattttgatgagtCTCGAATTGGGTTTTGGGTGCAGATGAGAAATATTACAACTCTGAGGTGATCAAGTGCAGGGATGGATCAAAATCCTTCTCCAGAGACCGTCTCAATGACAATTTCTGTGATTGTCCTGATGGCACTGATGAGCCTGGTATGTATGCCAGATGATGAATTTTATGGTTGTGTTATTTCCTATTTGCAGATGATTTTATGATTCAGAGAGATTTGAAAAGGATGAaactttgatgcaatcctatagGTATTCTTGGTGCTGTTTTCTAATTAGAATTGGAGTTTTAGTGCGATAATTTGAGTAATAAAGGTTTCATTAAAGGTCAACATAGATTGTTGAGGTGAAACACCAATTCCGATTGGAGAGCAACACCAAAAGCACCTATTAAACTGCTTTTTAGTTTTGTTCAAATTGGATATCAGACAAGACAAATATTTGTTTATCTTAAGCCGTAGTTTTTAATATCATTGACTTTTATTCTTTGATCATATGCTGAATGTTGATACTTTGATTGTTTTTCTAgctttcaatattttttcttactttttcatGTACATCACTGTAGCAAAATAATGAGGTGGATTTTCATACCATTTATAACTTGTTAGGgtgttgttgttcattttactACAGGAACTTCAGCTTGCCCCAACGGAAAATTTTATTGCAGAAACCTAGGTAGCAAGCCGCAGTTTATAGTTTCTTCTCATGTTAATGATCATTTTTGTGGTAAGCATTTTTTCCTGTGTTTTTATACCTTGTACCCCTTTTTCCTGTTTCCCTTTCTGAGTTTTGATCAGGTCTGTTTGGAATAGCACTTTGCACATGTCTTTGGAGGTTTGCCAAGGCAAAATAATGGACTAGATATCTAAGTAGTTACTAGTTACTACCTAAAGCCTAAAGGCTTTGTGTTCTGAAAAAGATGGAGAGTCAACGTTTTCCTTTGAAGTTATCTAGACAGTGAAATGCATAAACATTTCTCAATCTCCATATTTTCTACTACGAATGGATTTGAATGGCctttataaatgaataaaattttgattgacttttggtATGATGTCTCATTCTGTTCTTGACCTGATTTAAACTCATTACCTATTTGAGATTAAATGATATATagatttaaattcattaatatctGAATTTATGTTGCAACTGAGCTGGTTTAACATTTTGAATGAGCAATCTGCCTTCGCATAAATTGGCAATGGAGATTACTTTTCCTTGGGTCAACATATTTAGGCTCTTTCTGCCTTCAACTCTGAGTTCCACTTCtaattttcattcaatattgCTGCAGATTGTTGTGATGGGAGTGATGAATATGATGGAATCATTTGTTGCCCAAACACATGTGTCATGGGTGGGAATGCTGAGTCCACGTTTAGCAATTGCAAGTCAGAAGCAAGTCAAAATGGAGTGAAGTCAGAGGAATCAGTTCATACTGGTAAGCTATTATCCAAGAACTTCTTCCATGTGTTTAGAACCTCATAGGTAAATATAAATGTAAACTTCCTGGTTTAGGTTTGAAGTTGGTGATTATTCTACAAGTGGTTCTGGTTATTTTTCTGGTATTTCTCTGGAGTTTTCGTTGCCGCACCAGATCTAGAAGGAGACATTACCGTTGAATTGAAAGAGACTTTGCTTTTTACCTGACATTGAATGgtggtaatattttaaaatattttcttcattttccctTTCTGAGTTCTTTGTGATCGTAATTTAATATACTTTTGAATTAGTTGATGTCAGGGTTCATTTCATAAGAACTTTCCATAGTATTTGATGAACAACAGAAACAGTGAGAATTAGGAGAAAGCATCTTGGAATTTATcatctttttaatttgttttcattcAGGAAAGATACTTAAGAAACCATATATTGCATGCAGTACAACTTAAGATATAAAACCTTtttccaaatatatttttaaattgactGGTTGTTGCTGTATCATTGAGGCATCAGGATTAAGTTGAAGAATATagatataataagtttattctACAATATGATGCTTCCCTTTGACCATGGCAACTATTTGTGGTAGCTTaacaccttttgtttttttacacaTTGATGTCTTATTCTCTTAAACTTTCAACATATAATTAATGGTTCTTTAGTATGCTATTCATGCCATggatattagtttttttttttttttgttatggtaGATTTGGCTTAAAAGATCATTATGCTATAAGGCAAGCTTAGCAAACATGCTTATCTATTACTTGTTGCTATTTAATATGAACTTgactaatttaatttagagTGGTGTATTTCAATGTTCAGTATATTGGTTCTGTTCATATATTTTACATTGTAATATTTAAATAGTTATATGTTTGTTATTGTTAAATTAGACATAAGTGGCTGTACATTTTTGTGTACATATCATATCACGACTTTTGTTATTGATGTACCAAATGAGTTGTTACTTTATTgtgattttataattatgtgATAATTTTTCACCAGTGGTAATGTTCCATTCTTTATAACATGATGgagaaaaaattgatattttatgtgATAAATGAGAGGGTGGCTGACATGGGTGAGTTAGTTATTGGCACTGCTGAGTTCAGAATGGGAACAAAAGGCATAATAGGTCTTGCTAGGCGTAGGAGACTAGGAGTAACCAACTGAGGAAGCCTAAACAACTCTTGTAGGACTATGTTCATTAGTACGGAAATGAGAATATAAGCTAGGGAATGGATGAGAATTGGGGGCACTGAGAattgttgtaatctcattttctACCTTCTGTCTCTTTCCCTTTTTAACTTTCATCTTCTAACTCATATACTATTGTTGATGTTTATCTCTATAGTACTGGTAAACTGGTTATAGTGTGAATCAAATAATACATTACTCCATTCTGATACTCTACTGTTGTTTTCTGTTTACACTGCAATCTTCCATTACATTTTCTCAATCCCTGGCCTTATCTTTTCACATATTTATACTGTCTCTTTAGTCTCTAGGTGCCATATTGATCAGATCTAAGTATCTTTCTGACAAACCTCTGCAGGGTTTCATGTTTGTTATGGTACAAGTCCAGTACTGAATTAATTTATCAACAGCTATGATTAGATCAACAATGCACCAATTTCTTCTTCATTTATGCCCTTTTATGAACCAATGCACTTCAATTAGTCCATGGTCATCATTATAAAACCTAGAGCAGGTTACTGGAGCACAACGGACTCAATGTTCTGGTTGCATTCCAGTTCCTCAAATCCTAGTTTCTCTCATCTGCACCACGAATTCAATGTCTGTCACACAGTCATTTTGTATCTAATATTTTACTTGAGGTGCAATCAATTGGATAACATCTTGACTGTGGGACTTGTAATATATCTACTATCATATCTTCGTACAGTTGATCAGTTGGAGTTGAAGTCCTGAAGGTTATGGATTTAGAGTCACAACATTGTTATGAGTGCAGTTTGCGAGTTCAAGAGTTTCCAAGGCACTGAATTTAATGAATAGTGAAATATGGATCATCCGGCACAAGGAACATTGGTGAAATTGTTGGCAGCACTACGGTCAAACAGGGAAATATATAAAGCTGTTGAGATTATTGATTTCCTGGAGACAGTTATGCCCTACTAGATTTGAAGATTATATTTAGCAGTGACTGAATTTAGTTGTATTTGGCAAGTACATCAAATTACAACGATAGTACAATAACTGTGGTGCACTATTGATACACACACCCACCGGGAaacaatttaagaaattaattgaaatgGAAAGTTAATCAAATTTGAAGATAGGTTTGGCCAGTATTGGTGAGTGGGAGATGACAGATTTTCATTATAGCTCTTAAATCATAGCTGTTAAATTATTGAGTGGACCAAGTATAGTTCTTAATGCTAAACTGGCTGGCATGTATTGCAATTTGCAATAGGTCCGTGGCatctgaattttggtgtcgtgatTATTTTTCTCAATCATAATGAATTACACTACTGTAGGATGATCTTGCGCAGAGAAATGTGTCTATTTGCCAAATAATTGGGAGTATGATACATGAAGCCATTAAAAACAAGAGTGAGAGCATATATATCGGAAGTGGATAGAGCATTTTActattgaattaattttgtacCAAGGCAAAGAGAATAAGTAAGATAAAATAGATTGctgtttgaaaataataataataattgaaaattttaagaatGCAATGGACAAAGTTTgagtaaaatattatatttggtgTTCCTGTAcccacattttaaaaaaaaatccgttTCCAAATCTATAGGTATGTGAATTGTTGAGTATCTAAGTACCTGTACCCATAGTAattattttcactttaattaaaaaatcaatcaataaaaattaattaaaatacaaatataaattaattaatcaactaTTCAAAGATCTTTCAAATATAATAACCTAACAAATGATTTTGGTCTTTTAAGTAAAGGTGATTTCTCTGATAGATTAATTATCATCAAAACTAATGggtatttttcattaatatcatatcatagtcaccaaaaatataatcatgaaaaattagaaacatagcattattttttaaaatgcaaagaATTTTATTCATCGGCATACTTGGAACAAAGCATGCTCATCTCCCAAATCTAAGAAAATAGGGGGAAAAAAATCAGTCCACTGATTCTGTTTTACTAACTATTCTTAGTACATATTtacttcatataaaattaaataactcatCTATTTTGTCTCCCTTTCGTAGCACtaaactttttttccttttgtctaTATGCTTGAACTTCTCATGAAATTATCAGTGTACACAAGTTTGTTGAGGTGACAATTTTAATTCTACAACCACAGCACTGGACTACTTAATCCTTGAGAGGGTAACTAGCTTGCATGGCAATGCCACAAGTACCAGCTTTATCAAAAGCATCACGTTTCATCCTAATATAACCAGATTCACCCCAGTCAGCACCCCATGAGTTCTTCACAATCCAATACTTATCAGAAGTTCCTTTGCCGTACCCTACTATAGTCACACCATGATTGAGTTGCTTTCCACAAATGCCAGAGAAAACACCTTTTAAATAAAGCTGAAATGCATGGCCTCCAGCATCAATTGCCACTGACTCGTTGATTAGCAGCAGCAGCTTTAGCTTTGAGCATAGCCTCATCATTAGCAGGTACTTTTACATGCCCACTTATATTGGCTGCATGATGTAAAGCTTTTTCCTTGTTGCATGTGCCATCTACCCCTTCATAAGGGTAGTCTTTGGAAGTGGTTAAACCACCATTCTTTTTATATGAATGCAAATGCTGTGT harbors:
- the LOC100783506 gene encoding glucosidase 2 subunit beta; protein product: MDSHCLLRFRFACFVLFASVACCFSHPSLLGIHPLDEKYYNSEVIKCRDGSKSFSRDRLNDNFCDCPDGTDEPGTSACPNGKFYCRNLGSKPQFIVSSHVNDHFCDCCDGSDEYDGIICCPNTCVMGGNAESTFSNCKSEASQNGVKSEESVHTGLKLVIILQVVLVIFLVFLWSFRCRTRSRRRHYR